A region of Tigriopus californicus strain San Diego chromosome 7, Tcal_SD_v2.1, whole genome shotgun sequence DNA encodes the following proteins:
- the LOC131884216 gene encoding glutathione S-transferase Mu 1-like: MSVTSKAILGYWDCRGLCHASRLVLEYAQVSYEFRPAQSGPGPLYAKKVWLDKKFEVLSEFDFPNLPYYQDENVKLTQSMAILQYLGRRYGLAAENEKAQIHLDLFREQINELFGALTSYVYFGDHIGKGTKPSAEEKNVSREAFLKKCNADLPLLEKKKSKIPGPWLTGDKLTYVDFHFYEALDHIRKLVPGILNKCPHLSKVMDQFEKLPFIQDYLGSDRFRPFPLWSERSSIGLKEGDYET, encoded by the exons ATGAGCGTGACAAGTAAAGCAATCCTTGGATATTGGGATTGTCGTGGGTTGTGCCATGCCAGTCGGTTGGTGTTGGAATATGCTCAAGTTAGCTATGAGTTCCGTCCAGCTCAAAGCGGACCGGGGCCTTTGTATGCTAAAAAAGTTTGGTTGGACAAGAAGTTTGAAGTCTTGAGCGAATTCGACTTTCCCAATCTGCCTTATTATCAAGATGAGAACGTGAAACTCACTCAGTCCATGGCCATTCTTCAGTATCTGGGACGGAGATATGGCTTGGCTGCGGAGAATGAAAAGGCCCAGAttcatttggatttgttcCGCGAACAAATCAATGAATTGTTTGGTGCGCTTACAAGCTATGTCTACTTTGGGGATCATATTGGAAAG GGTACCAAACCGTCGGCCGAAGAGAAGAATGTGTCTAGGGAAGCCTTCTTAAAGAAATGCAACGCTGACCTCCCACTTttagagaagaaaaaatccaaaataccTGGACCTTGGCTAACCGGTGACAAACTCACTTACGTGGATTTCCATTTTTACGAAGCCTTGGATCATATTCGTAAATTGGTACCGGGGATCCTGAATAAGTGTCCCCATCTTTCGAAGGTGATGGACCAATTCGAGAAGCTCCCCTTCATTCAAGATTACCTTGGATCCGATCGATTCAGGCCTTTCCCATTATGGAGCGAAAGATCCAGCATTGGATTGAAAGAGGGCGATTACGAGACGTAA
- the LOC131884215 gene encoding ADP/ATP translocase 1-like gives MNQDFILDFVAGGISAAVSKTIVAPLERVKILLQIQDASKHIPKDQRYKGIVDCFTRVHNEQGFLSFWRGNVVNVVRYFPTQALNFAFKDTYKKMFMDGIDKDKQFWKFFAGNLAAGGAAGATSLLIVYPLDFARTRLGADVGKAAADREFKGLFDCIAKCYKADGMIRGLYPGFLSSVQGIIIYRAIYFGAYDTAKEMVDKPSFLTKFAIAQTVAAVSVSVAYPFDTVRRRLMMMSGEGEKMYSGTTDCWKKIMRDEGAKAFYKGNFTNVIRSVGCALVLVLYDELIAVFKDAAK, from the exons ATGAACCAGGACTTTATTCTCGATTTCGTGGCGGGTGGAATCTCGGCAGCCGTGTCCAAAACCATCGTGGCACCGTTGGAGCGGGTCAAGATCTTGTTGCAGATCCAGGATGCGTCCAAGCACATCCCCAAGGATCAGCGCTACAAGGGCATCGTGGATTGCTTCACACGGGTCCACAATGAGCAGGGATTCCTGTCCTTCTGGCGAGGCAATGTCGTCAACGTGGTCCGATACTTCCCCACTCAAGCCTTGAACTTCGCCTTCAAGGACACCTACAAGAAGATGTTCATGGACGGCATCGACAAGGACAAGCAGTTCTGGAAGTTCTTCGCCG GTAATCTGGCCGCCGGTGGAGCCGCGGGAGCCACTTCGCTCTTGATCGTGTATCCCTTGGATTTCGCCCGTACCCGTTTAGGTGCGGATGTGGGCAAAGCCGCGGCCGATCGCGAGTTTAAAGGGCTCTTCGACTGCATCGCCAAATGCTACAAGGCCGACGGTATGATCCGGGGCCTCTATCCCGGTTTCCTGTCCTCGGTGCAGGGCATCATCATCTACCGAGCCATCTATTTCGGCGCTTATGATACGGCCAAGGAGATGGTCGACAAGCCCAGTTTCTTGACCAAGTTTGCCATCGCTCAAACTGTGGCCGCCGTGTCGGTTTCGGTGGCATATCCCTTTGATACGGTTCGACGACGACTCATGATGATGTCGGGTGAGGGTGAGAAGATGTATTCGGGCACCACGGATTGCTGGAAGAAGATCATGCGGGACGAGGGTGCCAAGGCCTTCTACAAGGGCAACTTTACCAACGTGATCCGGTCGGTGGGATGCGCATTAGTACTGGTTCTTTATGACGAACTCATCGCCGTTTTCAAGGATGCGGCCAAGTAG
- the LOC131884213 gene encoding golgin subfamily A member 6-like protein 22 — protein sequence MAALAHLNSVEEAEGPFGPSNVTSKAMNGHTNGQNGDFKLSNEETKNMIFQISGFSNKLETILLALLRDQDVLKNELKSEILERETQSKEWRDQVELEKDERKKEDMALKELIGEQNNKVTEAVNGLKGDLKDSLREFQEKQDESLGRVHNELDSVRSDVEGKLLEQERNLQKKLDEECDRMDKGVKDVENTLRDEIGTMKTDLVNGTADLEDRLNEERNIRERQYNEVKMGLEEEKMLRAQDNEILKSNLKEGIQEMKDGVAQQKVDLDKVLEEDREDRNKQCDDLIGRLDKEKRERVAQISDLQGKVDEDLEKVIGRVSDKVQEVREDIEKKVKANQDLFEKIQTDFDALNSATKERVKAAKEDMMKQIRDEKDDRNQALETLAKHMEDDKSSLKDQISTEVASLKEQIDQSNEARKTEVVELEDRLGDIFKSLCDKVKCEMDSNKLTMETMIEKEVEDRKSGESEIWDKLGQMGKDVLNQVEEELAKSEKKNDELSQKLSKLETDSHTNIQGLKNTIEKESEARESLGNLLNDNMTNKVAACQSQIQDLEQLLNLENEKRKSEADALKSKMDQEKAQLQEYINKDSAEMKEKLEQESEALRRRFEDENQAMKNKLENDNEERRKDNDNLKKQLEEENKLLLSKLEEESQLMTEKLSKQGDDVLDRIEKENSARKAESLKIQESLDKDKQDLKQSMAREAEDLRNKLEADKVALAAKMEDEAKVLKEKLEREKEESRKEQERLQQELSKGTESLADKLQRENEVIQSKLVRDAEERKKREEQMKEEMERQKEGSKNEFIELFERMKHELDDCKRDNEELSKLIANENEKRRKEAELLKTRMEKERQELKDYIEQDNQNLKDLVNQEAQDLLKKLEDETKQVKAKLDEDNFKQREEANQLKSALDKERELLADKLAKVDADLQRRIQEESQQIAGKFGKDSAELREQTTKLRERLEREKADLEKRLQDENNDLHNKLLEESERLEKKKADLEKKLADERNTLASKMEEDARQHLQERQSMEDKFSAQEAQKNEILQLYEKMKTENDARKRENDELRNLINKEKDELSVSFSRGTSQVRDILDKEMANHQKQLEQRGMELEVVQKEVERLKNDEDREMVVLRETISKMERLLNLPLSVYFNAIREGPYIGGGEEFLTFTECTINAGSAMDPKSGIFTAPVTGAYLLSVHVCSHDMKKVLIAIKRNGTEIGSLYDQNHVDNHKNSMVGQTVITDLVQGDKVQLYMYTFTGLLDKPANHMTQFCGILMKPCGTLMSTGMADPVGQVTSPARPRRRLIMSTEQDKKKTPATRSQL from the exons ATGGCGGCGTTGGCGCATTTGAATAGTGTGGAAGAAGCTGAGGGTCCTTTTGGTCCCTCTAATGTCACAAGTAAAGCTATGAATGGACATACCAATGGACAAAATGGAGACTTTAAACTCTCCAATGAGGAGACCAAGAACATGATCTTCCAAATATCTGGATTCTCCAACAAGCTGGAGACGATTCTATTGGCACTATTGAGGGATCAAGATGTACTCAAGAATGAGTTGAAGTCCGAGATCCTGGAACGAGAAACGCAGTCCAAGGAATGGCGAGATCAAGTTGAACTCGAGAAAGATGAGCGGAAGAAAGAAGATATGGCACTCAAGGAACTCATTGGCGAGCAAAACAATAAAGTGACAGAAGCCGTGAATGGCCTGAAAGGTGATCTAAAAGACTCTCTAAGGGAATTCCAAGAGAAACAAGACGAGTCTCTTGGGAGGGTGCACAATGAGCTCGATTCAGTGAGAAGTGATGTGGAGGGTAAGCTCCTGGAACAAGAACGAAACTTGCAGAAGAAACTGGACGAGGAATGCGACAGAATGGATAAGGGTGTCAAAGATGTGGAGAACACTCTTCGCGATGAAATTGGAACCATGAAAACGGATCTGGTCAACGGAACTGCCGATCTTGAAGATAGGCTTAACGAGGAACGGAATATACGCGAAAGACAATACAATGAGGTCAAGATGGGtttggaggaggagaaaaTGCTCCGCGCTCAAGACAACGAGATCTTGAAGTCCAATCTGAAAGAGGGCATCCAAGAGATGAAGGATGGAGTTGCTCAACAGAAAGTTGATCTTGACAAGGTTTTGGAAGAGGACCGCGAAGATCGGAACAAGCAATGCGACGACTTGATCGGCAGATTGGACAAGGAAAAACGGGAAAGAGTGGCCCAGATCAGTGATCTCCAAGGCAAGGTAGACGAAGACCTCGAAAAAGTCATCGGTCGGGTCAGCGACAAAGTACAGGAAGTACGAGaagacattgaaaagaaagtcaaagccaaCCAGGACCTCTTTGAAAAGATTCAAACGGATTTTGATGCACTAAATTCAGCTACCAAAGAACGGGTCAAAGCAGCCAAAGAAGATATGATGAAGCAAATTCGCGATGAAAAAGATGATCGAAACCAAGCATTGGAAACCTTGGCCAAGCATATGGAGGATGACAAATCCTCATTGAAGGACCAAATTAGTACCGAAGTGGCTTCTTTGAAGGAGCAGATTGATCAATCGAACGAGGCCAGAAAGACTGAAGTGGTTGAGTTGGAAGATCGCTTGGGTGACATCTTCAAATCCTTGTGCGACAAG GTCAAGTGTGAAATGGATTCCAACAAACTTACGATGGaaacaatgattgaaaaagagGTTGAAGATCGGAAGTCGGGCGAGTCCGAAATATGGGACAAGCTTGGGCAAATGGGAAAGGACGTGCTAAACCAAGTGGAAGAGGAA cttgccaaaagtgaaaagaaaaatgatgagtTGAGTCAGAAGCTATCGAAGCTCGAAACTGACAGCCACACAAATATTCAGGGCCTCAAGAATACAATAGAAAAAGAGTCGGAAGCACGCGAGTCTCTGGGTAATCTCCTCAATGACAACATGACGAACAAAGTGGCAGCCTGCCAATCACAAATCCAAGATCTGGAGCAACTTCTGAATCTAGAAAATGAAAAGCGCAAAAGCGAAGCCGATGCTCTCAAATCCAAAATGGATCAAGAAAAAGCGCAACTTCAGGAGTATATCAACAAGGATAGTGCTGAGATGAAAGAAAAACTCGAACAGGAAAGTGAGGCCTTGAGACGACGGTTTGAGGACGAGAACCAAGCCATGAAAAACAAACTagaaaatgacaatgaagaGAGACGTAAAGACAATGACAACCTCAAAAAACAACTTGAAGAGGAGAACAAGCTCCTTCTGTCCAAATTAGAGGAGGAAAGCCAACTTATGACGGAAAAGTTGTCCAAACAAGGTGACGACGTCCTAGACAGGATTGAGAAGGAAAATAGTGCCCGAAAAGCCGAATCACTCAAGATTCAGGAGAGCCTTGACAAGGACAAGCAAGACCTGAAACAATCCATGGCCCGAGAAGCAGAGGATTTGAGAAACAAATTGGAGGCTGATAAAGTTGCCTTGGCAGCAAAAATGGAGGATGAAGCCAAAGTGCTCAAAGAAAAACTCGAGCGAGAAAAGGAGGAGTCCAGGAAGGAACAAGAGAGACTCCAACAAGAATTGAGCAAAGGAACCGAAAGTCTGGCTGACAAACTCCAACGCGAAAACGAGGTCATTCAAAGCAAGTTGGTCCGTGATGCCGAAGAGCGGAAGAAACGTGAGGAACAAATGAAGGAGGAAATGGAGAGGCAAAAAGAGGGcagcaaaaatgaattcattgaaCTCTTTGAGCGCATGAAACACGAACTGGACGATTGCAAACGTGACAATGAAGAGCTATCAAAATTAATCgccaatgagaatgaaaagCGAAGAAAAGAGGCCGAACTTCTCAAAACTAGGATGGAGAAAGAACGCCAAGAACTCAAGGACTACATCGAACAAGATAATCAGAATCTCAAGGACTTAGTCAACCAAGAGGCCCAAGATCTCCTCAAAAAACTCGAGGATGAAACCAAGCAAGTCAAGGCCAAACTAGACGAAGACAACTTCAAGCAACGGGAAGAGGCCAATCAACTCAAATCCGCCTTGGACAAGGAACGAGAGCTTCTGGCTGACAAATTGGCCAAGGTGGATGCTGATCTCCAAAGGCGAATCCAAGAGGAATCTCAACAAATTGCCGGAAAGTTCGGCAAGGACAGCGCCGAGCTGAGGGAGCAAACTACGAAGCTGAGAGAAAGGCTCGAGAGAGAAAAGGCCGACCTTGAAAAGCGACTCCAAGATGAGAACAACGATCTCCACAACAAGCTTTTGGAAGAGTCCGAGCGTctcgagaagaagaaggccgaTTTGGAGAAGAAACTTGCTGATGAGCGGAACACACTTGCctcaaaaatggaagaggatGCTCGGCAACATCTACAGGAACGCCAAAGTATGGAGGATAAATTCTCTGCCCAAGAGGCTCAGAAGAACGAGATTCTGCAGTTGTACGAAAAGATGAAGACCGAGAATGACGCCCGGAAACGCGAAAACGATGAATTGAGGAACCTTATCAACAAAGAAAAGGATGAATTGAGCGTTTCGTTTTCTCGCGGAACCTCGCAAGTTCGCGATATCCTGGACAAGGAAATGGCCAACCATCAAAAGCAATTGGAGCAACGGGGTATGGAATTGGAAGTAGTTCAAAAAGAAGTGGAACGACTCAAGAACGACGAAGATCGAGAAATGGTGGTCTTGAGAGAGACCATTTCCAAAATGGAGCGTTTGCTCAATCTCCCATTATCTGTGTACTTTAACGCCATCCGAGAAGGCCCGTACATCGGAGGAGGCGAGGAGTTCTTGACCTTCACCGAGTGCACCATCAACGCAGGGAGTGCCATGGACCCCAAATCCGGCATATTCACCGCTCCAGTCACCGGAGCCTACCTCCTCTCAGTTCACGTGTGTTCCCACGATATGAAAAAGGTTCTGATCGCCATCAAACGGAATGGAACCGAAATTGGAAGTCTCTACGATCAGAACCACGTCGATAACCACAAAAACTCCATGGTTGGCCAGACTGTGATCACGGACCTGGTCCAAGGCGACAAAGTCCAATTGTATATGTACACATTTACCGGACTCTTGGACAAGCCGGCCAACCATATGACCCAGTTCTGTGGAATCCTCATGAAGCCATGCGGAACCTTAATGTCCACGGGGATGGCCGATCCCGTTGGACAAGTGACCAGTCCAGCCAGACCTCGTCGAAGGCTCATCATGTCCACTGAGCaggacaaaaagaaaacaccGGCAACACGCTCGCAGTTGTAA
- the LOC131884214 gene encoding alternative oxidase, mitochondrial-like, translating into MLFVRLCTSSSTCALGRIGFHGLVGHVSPSLSRSLSLCAIQFQKEFDEKAFEKYKDSATKPLDHFKKPAGEISEVEKPRIVKVLATEVTNKLMHDAKEKNDQDYLLPHPIWSDKEVKSVEITHRSPDGVSDKAAYYCVMLLRKSFDLASGYTIGNHFKMLDERSILIRCIFLETVAGVPGFAAAMIRHLHSLRRMQRDHGWIHTLLEEAENERMHLMTFMQLRRPGPIFRGTVILTQWLFTFTFSFAYMLSPNFCHRFVGYLEEQAVVTYTHILEEIDAGRLPMWKTLPAPELAIKYWRLPEDAKMREVILAIRADEAHHRLVNHTLGSMDLKSDNPFEKGK; encoded by the exons ATGTTGTTTGTTAGATTGTGCACTTCATCGAGTACTTGTGCCTTGGGTCGGATTGGATTCCATGGCCTCGTTGGACATGTCTCGCCGTCCTTGTCCAGGTCCCTTTCCCTGTGCGCCATTCAGTTCCAGAAGGAGTTCGATGAAAAGGCCTTTGAGAAGTATAAGGATTCCGCGACCAAGCCCTTGGATCACTTTAAAAAACCTGCAGGAGAAATAAGCGAGGTGGAAAAACCGAGGATCGTCAAGGTTCTGGCTACAGAAGTGACCAATAAACTGATGCACGATGCCAAAGAGAAGAACGACCAGGATTATCTCTTGCCGCATCCAATTTGGTCGGACAAGGAGGTTAAATCCGTGGAAATTACACATCGAAGTCCAGACGGCGTGTCGGATAAGGCGGCTTACTATTGTGTGATGCTGTTGAGAAAGTCATTTGATCTGGCCTCTGGATACACCATTGGCAATCATTTCAAGATGCTGGATGAGCGGTCCATTCTGATTCGGTGTATTTTCTTGGAAACAGTGGCGG GTGTGCCCGGATTTGCGGCCGCTATGATCCGCCATCTCCATTCGTTGCGACGAATGCAACGTGATCATGGATGGATCCACACTCTCCTGGAAGAAGCGGAGAATGAAAGGATGCATCTGATGACCTTCATGCAACTCCGAAGACCCGGGCCCATTTTCCGGGGCACCGTGATCCTGACTCAATGGCTGTTCACATTTACGTTCTCATTCGCTTACATGCTGTCACCCAATTTTTGCCACAG GTTTGTTGGGTATTTGGAAGAGCAAGCAGTGGTCACTTACACTCACATCCTGGAAGAAATCGACGCAGGACGATTGCCCATGTGGAAGACCTTGCCAGCCCCGGAGTTGGCCATCAAGTATTGGAGATTGCCCGAAGACGCCAAGATGCGGGAAGTCATTTTGGCCATCCGAGCCGATGAAGCTCATCATCGGCTTGTGAATCACACCCTTGGATCGATGGACCTCAAATCAGACAATCCTTTTGAGAAGGGGAAATGA